The region CGTCGCGCAGGAAAGCGATGTCGTCTTCGTCGCGGCCCGCGTTTTCCAGCTCGGCCGCATAGCTGAACCACAAACGCGTCTGGCCCAGGAGGTCCAGCGCCACGTTGGTCAGCGCCATGTCTTCTTCCAGCGCCGGCCCCTTGCCGCACAGCTGCGACAGCTGCTGGCTGAGGATCAGGGCATTGTCGCCCAGGCGAAAAAGATAATTGACCTTGTCATCCATTGCAGGCGCTCCCATCACAGGTTCTTGACTTCTTCCGGCATCGGGAAGAAGGTGGGATGGCGGTACACCTTGCTGTTCGACGGTTCGAACAGGGCGCCCTTGTCGCCGGGGCTGCTGGCAACGATATCGGCCGCGCGCACCACCCAGATGCTCACGCCTTCATTGCGGCGCGTATAGACGTCGCGCGCATGGTTGACCGCCATGGTGG is a window of Janthinobacterium rivuli DNA encoding:
- the paaB gene encoding 1,2-phenylacetyl-CoA epoxidase subunit PaaB, whose product is MSKEWPLWEVFIRSQHGLAHKHVGSLHASDATMAVNHARDVYTRRNEGVSIWVVRAADIVASSPGDKGALFEPSNSKVYRHPTFFPMPEEVKNL